A window of Cydia fagiglandana chromosome Z, ilCydFagi1.1, whole genome shotgun sequence genomic DNA:
agtagctaaaagtacatccgttccacaccaattttggtggctagccataagccgctcgtggcgctgtcgccacctagcggccatatctctcctgatcgtaacagacgcattttgttagagagtcttctgtacctagtactattatttattctgtggtattagaTAGGTACTCGTAGATAGATATAGGTATTAGTATCTTCGCCATGAGTGAAGCCTTTAGTTATATACCTATCGTAAATCGCTGAAATGCGGTATTGATGTTTCTTTCATTGATGCTATCGTAGTGGTACTTTTCAATGTATTTAATCCtgtagaaaaataaattacattttataacaaaataattaGCCCGGAAAATTTAGTACTAGAAGTACATATtataacaaattatattattaaaaaaaatattttaatttgtttttatcaagtagaaacactaggTACTAAATACATTATAAACCGAAATAagtgtcatatactaagaaaaagtgaccaaggcctgcAGACCCtgcagtgccccaggctggaaagAACCAGCGTCCtgtgctatcgcggcaggtgcctgtgccattcggccaccgggTCACAGCGGCATAGTTAATGAAGGCTTATGGTGCTCCCTGGCCATCTctaaggtagaacagtatgACATTTAGCTTGCTAGATTATCCTTATTACTAGATCCAGGCGTCTAGCAGCTTCATTGGTGGAGGTCAGAAAATGGAGGCCAAGAAGAGTTGAGGGTCTGATGTATTGTAATAGCtgttataggtaattatgaatttaaattcTAATTTAACAGTGTCAGGCGTTTCCGTTGAGGGTAAACAAAGGCCATTTTCAATAACTGCTATTGGTTACTAATTTCACGTTTTCATTATAGAAAAAACCGGCctagtgcgagtcggagtcgtgttccaagggttctgtaatTACCCAAAAAATTTTACCGTGTATTTTTTACGTGTGAATCGCGAGCGAATTGCCTTTATAAAACCCGTACCGTTAAATTAGTCcgtatttctaataggttttcctgtcctctatatataggtaaagaactattttgtatatttttttcataattttagacccagtagtttcggagataaagagggggggggaggggggtcattttttggctatgttcttaaataacttctaatctgtttattttcaaactacaaaaaaatatatttgagattctcaaaccgaggtctttcatttgataggtatgtaacacgatatacctagtttaaaaaaacatttattttttaatttacccccaaaagtggcctccatggttaaaagtaatttgtttacataagatgttcgtctttgggtcacgaatttGCATATATTTAAGTATCAAATTTCAACTTGGTCCAGTATCtttggagaaaatgggctgtgacagacggacagacagtggcgtagctaggggggggcagcgggggcggtccgccccgggtgtcacccatttagggttGACACCCGActgtgaacatcagtagtgccatcctataaaaattcgtaaaatgaaagcgatggagtaaatcctgagctatttaacaaaaattacaactactctttttaaatatattttacaattttgattgaattttggggtgacacccacaatttccgcaccgggtgccacccatgctagctacgtcactgcggacagacagacgcacgagtgatcctataaataAGTGttccatttttttccttttgaggtacggaaccttaaaaaatcggccatgtgcgagtcggactcgcgcacgaagggttccgtaaattaggtacgcaaaaaatgaaaaaaaaaaacatgtttgctgtatgggagccccacataaatattgttttattctgtttttagtatttgttgttttagcagcaaaagaaatacatcttctgtgaaaatttcagatgatgacagacggacggacagtggagtcttagtaatagggtcccgtttttaccctttgggtccgGAACCCTCAAAATGACTGATTTATACTCAATTCCATTCTATAAGCATTCAAAGCGCTTAATATATAGTATAGCTAAAATGTGTGATACgaagtatattaatattatcacACTTGTTACCTTGCTTACTCCTCGGATTTCTACCAGCCGAGGCAAGGCTTATCGAGTCAATTGTCCGTGATATATTATCTTCATCCAGTTTCAATCGCTTCTCGAAAGCGGCAGCTTTTTTAAGCAGAGTTTCTTCCAGATGAGTTAATTCTGTAAGATAAGCGGCATGATTAACGAaagacaaataaaatacaaaaaatacataatttctttattaacCAAATAGAACAAGCAAGATTAAGAAAAGTAAGTAAGAACAAGTATGGTAATTATACATTTATACCTAATAAACACGTTACCTACACTAAATTTGTATAAGTATAATGCCCTAGCCAGTAGCCAGGACTCTATCAATGTGTCGCACCTTGGTACGGAAAAGCGTACACACGGCGACGTCACTGAACagttctagacacattgtgtgcaCTCTGtgatttagttaccactttgatgattctgcgactggaatggttatatgggtaccTACTAGCGTCCTACTTACGAGTAACAGCAACAGATTAGACTGGCTAATGTTAATTAGACTTTatctcgttgcaataaggtttgcgAATGGTAACTGTATCCTCGGTAGTAACAGATACCTTCTAGTGCATAATTCTTTTCCATCGTAATTTCTtgaaaacgttcgtatttgtcgtgctacttcagtcaacctaagtagctactttttgtaccgagactgaatgaaatagcaagacacgtccgtacgcttccgtgaaaatacgatgaaaaataattatgtactagCTACATCTGTACGGCGTCAACCCAAGATCTTACTGGCGACGCGCTGGTCCATAGAGATCCACGCCCCTTTGAATACGTTGGCAGCGGTGGGCCGCGCCTTCGCGTCGGGCTCCATCAACTGCGTCACCTGGTCCTTGCATTCTGGAGACAACTCGTTCACCACGCATGAGCGAAACCGCCACTGCTTCTTAACCTTTAAACATTTCATAATAGTCAAAAGACAAATGCACAACATGAAACATGAGGATCTTCATGAGCATTTTATCGACGTGCTCACACTACTGTTACACGAGAGCTCCCAATATTCAAAGACTTGTAGTATTTGTAAACTGGAAACATtgtatatataatttttgaatgcTTTGCTGCCAATTTTTGCTACTTACAAATTCATGTCAGATACTAATGTAAAATCAGCTACTTTACGCGTACCTATCTCTAAACTATGACGAGATCAATTTAGGTGTGCTTATACCTGTTTCTCATACAACTCATGAACAGTGTTCTCCTTAAAAGGCAGGGCCTGATTCAGCATGGTGTAGATAATAATACCCACAGACCACATATCAGACATTTTAGGATGGTACGGAATGCCTTTAAGTATCTCTGGAGCCGCGTACGAAAGCGTGCCACAGTACGTCTCCGACATGATCTCAATGCCTCTCTTAACCACGGTACGCGCGAAACCAAAGTCTGTTAACTTCACGTTGAAATTCCCAGTAATCAGGATATTCTCGCATTTCAAGTCTCTATGCGCGATGTTTAGAGTATGGATGTAGTTGATAGCGGATACGATCTGTCTCGTCCACAATCTGCTCTGTTTCTCTGGCACACGACCATTTTTTGACACGAAGTCGTATAGATCACCGTTGTCGCCTAGTCGCATGAATATGAAGAACTTTGTTTGTCGCTGGAAGATGCCATTGACTGGTATGATGTGGGGGTGGTTGACACGGATGAGGATGTCTAGCTCGCGCGGGAGAAATTTGGTCTTGTAATCTCGAGCCGCCGTTGAAGTGTCGATAACTTTACAGGCCAGTGCTACTGGAGTTTTGCTGCCTCGTGCAATGTGAACCGCCTTGAAAACCTACGGGAGTTTTTAGACATCATGACTTGTTACAATGTCACatacttattatttttacgttgCACTGTTTGGAAATCATCGGAACGTCCGGAAAAAtgtgtacctacttttatttctgGTACGAATCTAGAATGCTCTCTTTAATGGCGTTGGTGGCTTTATTATATAAGGCTTCTAAACCATTCACGCAAAGTAGATATTCATCTCTCAGGGAGGCTCATTAGTCTCATAAAGGAAGGGCATACCTACGTCTACACCCACACGATTTCTAGGTATTTCGGTCAAATGTCGTCAAAGTAAACAGTGTAAGCACTCCAGATTCGCGCCGCTGCTGGTAGTTGCCTGAAGGCCGTACCTACTTTAGAGTAGCATCCGTCTCCTATCACTTTCTCCAGTTGAAACCCTTTGTCTTCTAGAAGTTTTATGTCCGACGGCGTCGTGATATCcatttatatattatgtctacCAGCAATGAACGTGTTCGATACATGATGCTACTTGAATGTGTTGTTTTTTTCACACTAGTTTGTATTAGTTTACATTTTATATCTATTTTCTGTAGATATGAATCGTTCCACCCATTAACGCAAATAATTAAGTTTGTGTGTTAGGTACTCGGTCTATTGCCATGATTCTCATTGTGAGGTTATTGTAATTTGTTGTCTCTAATCATGGTGTCAGATGACGTCATCAAGACGTCGTTAAGACAGATCACAGATTAAATCTACTTTAGAAGCATAGTAAACGAAAGAGGTTCCAGCTCTTTGTCCTCTTTATGGGGAATATTAcacaaaactctgcgtagagggcgtccctagctcaatcacatggccatggtgaaacacgacaatggaaagttcggtttctgcctctctatcactcttaccTTTTCGGTctataaagaggcagataaagaaatttcgattttcgccaCCTGTACctaaacaaaccgccttaatgcaccaatgtcatagtgaaaacttgacAAAAACTGTATAAGttattactctatggtttactaaacgaattagtgctgcactcttacagcagaacattgcagtaataatACTCCCTATTCTTTACTTTTAAGGGCAAGTCATCGTAATTTAACCGGTTATAtagcaatattaaaaaaaaaaaccttactatatacagggcgtcccacggctatgccacatggagggaaagtaccctaaatattgtagatggaacattttactgaaagaagacattattttaatttaaaaaacaatttaaactgcattcatagatttttaaataattacatggttgaaccgggaatcgaacccgccgcacgagaaaaaaaatcaccctgtagctttatcataccgatcgaaaggcttgatcataaggattattttttgctaaataacatagtgtcggaaataaaaggaagcccatgaattttaacatttttaattcaaaattaatcaatttaatttatcaaatgctcaaaatgtagtctcattctgttgaatacaaagccgcactcttttgattatttcgctaaatttcacatcaaatgttaaaattcatggtcttccttttgtttctgacactatgttctttagcaaaaaataatccttatgatcaagcctttcgatcggtatgataaagctacagggtgattttttttctcgtgcggcgggttcgattcccggttcaaccatgtaattatttaaaaatctatgaatgcagtttaaattgttttttaaataaaaataatgtcttctttcagtaaaatgttccatctacaatatttagggtactttccctccatgtggcatagccgtgggacaccctgtatatatatatatatatatatatatatatatatataaaggtttttttttaatatttaaccgCTCTAGAGCTACGAGAAGTGCAACCCCTCTACCGAGAAACACGAAATTTCCTTACATGTTCCTGATCTTCCAGGTTCCCAAAATCGCTGTAagcgtatatatatatataagtgtATCGTGGATAATGAGGTATTTACTCTCATTTAATCTGATTTAAGTAATGCATTTTCTGCTGACTTAACTGCACAATCTTGCAAATCAAATAATACTTTCCACAGAAAACCataaaaatttactcttgaAGCGTGGAAAAGTCGTGGTAAAACTAGTGCCGAGGCttaatcatgggattagttaaTAGTTGCTAAATCAGACCTTTTAGGATACAACTGCCAACTGTCATTGCAAAgtctgtgcagagttagcttggtctgactgtAGGAACAGGAAACAGGAGAAATAATAAGACGTTGGCCTTTGTAGACAAGTAGTTTACTTGTTTAAAATATGGTacacataaaataaacaattgctgagtgataatgataacatGTGAATACAATGTCGTAATTGTgccaaaaagttactaagttagggtggtattccattccaatgtgtattgcgtctcacattttgctttaatgagagagtgagacgcactgatattggacaggtggaataccacctttAACTTGATCACACATGATCTAATAAACTAGGTACATAGGTACCATCAGCATCAAATATACAGTGACAGACGAAGTGACAGCCAAATCAATCAcaatcaacgtgcacactagcgccacagcaaAATaaacgtgattatttaaatttaacgaaagatattgaaaaaagggggccgctacgtactgtattgtgtatttaagtaccttttgaatacatcaaactagtttttaatattgctggattcgtcgatctaggcaCTCAAAACagaaacggccgttttaactttggattggacgcatagattgacgaatccagcaatattaaaaactagtttgatacacaatacagtacgtagcggcccccttttttcaatatctatcgttaaatttaaataatcacgattattaagctgtggcgctagtgtgcacgttgaagggctcttaagtagacactccatataaaaatgaatatgatatttgacgctgactgtaccactGTTACGCTCAACTTAGACAGCGTAAAAAGTTTGGCTAAATACATGCGGCTGGTTTATATTATGTTCAGCAAAAAATACGTTATTTTCTTTGCGCTAAAGGTCCACTACAATTAACAGGAGCCATCAGTTTTGGATCTATCTTCTTTAGtgttttaattgtattattatgTATACCTGTAAAGAAATAATAATTGCCTAAGTATTTAGTTTTCTGCTACagtaagtacgagtaggtactttgCGCTCGAGCAAGCTTAGATTGATACCCGTTCATAgactaaatatgtattttaattaatccaCATCGTCACCTTTTTCCAGTATTAGCAtttagcatttcgtttctgtaagggtcgcagttctaacctaacccacttctcctATAATaacagttcggttctgtgacgatcgcagttcaaacctaacctaacccacttatcTAATAGCATTTCGTTTCTCTAAGAGTCGAGTTCCGACTCTGATGGGTCCGGGTCCAGGACCAGA
This region includes:
- the LOC134678219 gene encoding testis-specific serine/threonine-protein kinase 3-like, which codes for MDITTPSDIKLLEDKGFQLEKVIGDGCYSKVFKAVHIARGSKTPVALACKVIDTSTAARDYKTKFLPRELDILIRVNHPHIIPVNGIFQRQTKFFIFMRLGDNGDLYDFVSKNGRVPEKQSRLWTRQIVSAINYIHTLNIAHRDLKCENILITGNFNVKLTDFGFARTVVKRGIEIMSETYCGTLSYAAPEILKGIPYHPKMSDMWSVGIIIYTMLNQALPFKENTVHELYEKQVKKQWRFRSCVVNELSPECKDQVTQLMEPDAKARPTAANVFKGAWISMDQRVAKLTHLEETLLKKAAAFEKRLKLDEDNISRTIDSISLASAGRNPRSKQGLNTLKSTTTIASMKETSIPHFSDLR